A genomic segment from Bradyrhizobium sp. CB1015 encodes:
- a CDS encoding sorbosone dehydrogenase family protein, with translation MNQLTFGRERRNLRLLAAVVFPAVWAAALLGSAPASSEPVRKSGYAIGTEACGSGELAFPRIQIDMKAGFCAGLVASEEDRLKFPRSIVQMPGRDLFVVADMGGWGHTDGRLLLLDPRAPQGQRFKELLTGLEYPFGLVIGPDRKLYASTAEAIFRFDPLADNPRSTVETIIRHMPGRRITLPDGKRLDESAHPLKQFVFDRDGRLFVNVGSHSDDCITPAPITKPCAAAEGASALASIWLFTPPAGGVFPALKPGDPDPPHSVYARGLRNSMALVLHPNFPDVGYAFLQGENARDLPDIFKPNEEINAIEQGRHYGWPYCYDLSTPSPEFRLVLQSGTYKSFCSANALYKAPLSLLPPHGAPLAMLYYHGAKFPELEGKLLVGLHGYRPTGSRLLVYDVDDHGFPKPSAAPVRYHVSCAADPTRSFQTDMGEVAAAPFEELIAGWHRVNGARPQGAPVGMTVAEDGAIWLVEDKNQTVIRIDRAAGEAPQPLPCDTRSQAMIDQLAAFVVRDAQNSVRLTTLREGLVEKHCVGCHSDFGLNAGQSDAEKDKAMLHFMLSQDGWIYPGDPDAGRLRTRLRGLGAEKLMPPGGESLPKTEPGYTRLLDTADLLVAKMVPGTRMRIKPGPPQRKFFSKTNKECGEMPAGKVVVVTQRSAVDKPGFSRFFRPADPYLNGECTDGDGYYIRQELLVPVQ, from the coding sequence GTGAACCAGCTCACATTCGGGCGCGAACGGCGAAATCTGCGCTTGCTTGCAGCGGTTGTCTTTCCAGCGGTTTGGGCCGCCGCGCTGCTCGGCTCGGCCCCGGCCTCGTCCGAGCCGGTCAGGAAGAGCGGCTACGCGATCGGCACCGAAGCCTGCGGCAGCGGCGAGCTCGCCTTTCCCAGGATCCAGATTGACATGAAGGCGGGATTTTGCGCCGGCCTCGTCGCCAGCGAAGAGGACCGCCTCAAATTTCCGCGCTCGATCGTGCAGATGCCCGGCCGCGACCTGTTCGTCGTCGCCGACATGGGCGGCTGGGGCCACACCGACGGGCGGCTGCTGCTGCTCGATCCCCGTGCCCCGCAGGGGCAACGCTTCAAGGAGTTGCTGACGGGACTCGAATATCCGTTCGGCCTCGTCATCGGCCCGGACAGGAAGCTCTATGCCTCGACCGCGGAGGCGATCTTCCGGTTCGATCCGCTTGCAGACAACCCGCGCAGCACGGTCGAGACCATCATCCGTCACATGCCCGGCCGCCGGATCACGCTGCCGGACGGCAAGAGGCTCGATGAGAGCGCGCATCCGCTCAAGCAGTTCGTGTTCGACCGGGACGGCCGGCTGTTCGTCAATGTCGGCTCGCACAGCGATGATTGCATCACGCCTGCGCCGATCACAAAACCCTGTGCGGCGGCCGAGGGCGCGTCTGCGCTCGCATCGATCTGGCTGTTCACGCCGCCGGCAGGCGGCGTCTTCCCGGCATTGAAACCCGGTGATCCCGACCCGCCGCACAGCGTCTATGCGCGCGGCTTGCGCAACTCGATGGCCCTCGTGCTGCATCCGAATTTTCCGGATGTCGGCTACGCCTTCTTGCAGGGCGAGAACGCCCGCGATCTGCCCGACATCTTCAAGCCGAACGAGGAGATCAACGCGATCGAGCAGGGCAGGCACTATGGCTGGCCCTATTGCTACGATTTGTCGACGCCGAGTCCGGAATTCAGGCTCGTGCTGCAATCGGGGACCTATAAGTCGTTCTGCTCGGCCAATGCGCTTTACAAGGCGCCGCTGTCGCTGCTGCCGCCGCACGGCGCGCCGCTCGCGATGCTGTATTACCACGGCGCCAAATTCCCGGAGCTGGAAGGCAAGCTGCTGGTCGGCCTGCACGGCTATCGGCCGACCGGCAGCCGGCTGCTGGTCTATGACGTCGACGATCACGGCTTTCCCAAACCCAGTGCGGCACCGGTGCGCTATCACGTGAGTTGCGCGGCCGACCCGACCCGCAGTTTCCAGACTGACATGGGCGAGGTCGCCGCCGCGCCGTTCGAGGAGCTGATCGCAGGCTGGCACCGCGTCAACGGCGCGCGGCCGCAAGGCGCGCCGGTCGGCATGACAGTCGCAGAGGACGGCGCGATCTGGCTGGTCGAGGACAAGAACCAGACCGTGATCCGGATCGATCGCGCCGCGGGCGAAGCGCCTCAGCCGCTCCCCTGCGATACGCGCAGCCAGGCGATGATCGACCAGCTCGCAGCTTTCGTCGTCAGGGACGCGCAGAACAGCGTTCGCCTCACCACCTTGCGCGAGGGCCTCGTCGAGAAGCATTGCGTCGGCTGCCATTCGGATTTCGGCCTGAACGCAGGGCAATCGGATGCGGAGAAGGACAAAGCGATGCTGCACTTCATGCTGTCGCAGGACGGCTGGATCTATCCAGGCGATCCCGACGCCGGCAGGCTGCGCACGCGCCTGCGCGGCCTCGGCGCCGAGAAGCTGATGCCCCCGGGCGGCGAGAGCCTGCCGAAGACCGAGCCCGGTTATACGCGCCTGCTCGATACCGCGGACCTGCTCGTCGCCAAAATGGTTCCGGGCACGCGGATGCGGATCAAGCCCGGCCCGCCGCAGCGGAAGTTTTTCAGCAAGACCAACAAGGAATGCGGCGAAATGCCGGCCGGAAAGGTCGTCGTCGTGACACAAAGGAGCGCTGTAGACAAACCCGGCTTCAGCCGGTTCTTCCGGCCAGCCGATCCCTATCTGAACGGCGAGTGCACCGACGGCGATGGCTATTACATCCGGCAGGAACTTCTGGTGCCTGTGCAGTAG
- a CDS encoding DUF6894 family protein — protein sequence MVQVYFHCSNTEGTLIDRYGAAVANLTEARDRATQIMNSMIQTPGAEDWRDWVIHVSDDAGEEIFDLPFTAMLGKPH from the coding sequence ATGGTCCAGGTCTATTTTCACTGCTCCAACACCGAGGGCACGCTGATCGACCGCTACGGCGCCGCAGTCGCCAATCTGACCGAGGCGCGCGACCGCGCCACTCAGATCATGAACTCGATGATCCAGACCCCCGGCGCCGAAGACTGGCGCGACTGGGTGATCCATGTCAGCGACGACGCTGGCGAGGAGATCTTCGATCTCCCCTTCACCGCCATGCTCGGCAAGCCGCATTGA
- a CDS encoding gamma-glutamyltransferase family protein — MPQQFSLNQTIRKPAVTSKGGIVASQSRRAAEVGAEVLAAGGDCVDAIVATTFALNVLEPWNSGIGGGGAMVLYRAKENRYQVIDYGMCAPQGLRTADYPLSGEGAASDLFPWPRVKDDRNIHGPGSIAVPGVVAGMEEAHRRYAKLPWKDLVTPAARLAGEGLLVDWWTTVSIAGSAADLRRYPASAAAYLKDGLPPTAPWGIKAETRLPQDALKATLSHLADAGARDFYQGDLARSIASDIKADGGSLSVEDLAAFRAHLREPLAIPYREGKVFATPELTAGPTMAHALRLLQQSLTPAGAPDAGAYVEYARALQAAFRERLKDMGDADGKRSLGAEYLAPACTTHFSVVDRHGNIAAVTQTLLSSFGSRYVTPHTGITMNNGIMWFDPTPDTTNSLAPGKRCLCNYTPVIAETRDGKRLAVGASGGRRILPSVMQLVSFAMDFGMDLDAAIHQPRIDASEGAVVIGDARLPAEVRKALAARFDYEESRVQAVPQKFAFPSVVMREGELNSGAVEIFQPWADAVAEA, encoded by the coding sequence ATGCCTCAGCAGTTCAGCCTCAACCAAACAATCCGCAAGCCCGCCGTCACATCCAAGGGCGGCATCGTCGCCTCACAATCGCGGCGGGCGGCCGAGGTCGGGGCAGAGGTACTGGCCGCGGGCGGCGATTGCGTGGACGCGATCGTCGCGACCACGTTTGCCCTCAACGTCCTCGAGCCCTGGAACAGCGGCATCGGCGGCGGCGGTGCGATGGTGCTCTACCGCGCCAAGGAAAATCGCTACCAGGTGATCGACTACGGCATGTGCGCGCCGCAGGGCCTGCGCACGGCCGACTATCCGCTCAGCGGCGAAGGCGCCGCCTCGGACCTGTTTCCCTGGCCAAGGGTGAAAGACGATCGCAACATTCACGGCCCCGGCTCGATCGCCGTGCCCGGCGTCGTCGCCGGAATGGAAGAGGCGCACCGCCGCTACGCCAAATTGCCGTGGAAGGATCTGGTCACGCCGGCAGCTCGGCTCGCCGGCGAAGGCCTGCTGGTCGATTGGTGGACGACGGTGTCGATCGCGGGCTCGGCCGCCGATCTCAGGCGCTACCCCGCGAGCGCGGCCGCATATCTGAAGGACGGCCTGCCGCCGACCGCGCCATGGGGCATCAAGGCTGAGACGCGGCTGCCGCAGGATGCCCTGAAGGCGACGCTGTCACATCTCGCAGACGCGGGCGCGCGCGATTTCTATCAGGGCGATCTCGCCAGGAGCATTGCTTCCGACATCAAGGCCGATGGCGGCTCGCTGTCGGTGGAGGATCTCGCCGCATTCCGCGCCCATCTGCGCGAGCCGCTGGCGATCCCCTATCGCGAAGGCAAGGTGTTCGCGACCCCGGAGCTCACCGCAGGGCCAACCATGGCGCATGCGCTGCGCCTGTTGCAGCAGAGCTTGACGCCCGCGGGCGCGCCGGATGCCGGCGCCTATGTCGAATATGCGCGCGCTCTGCAGGCCGCCTTCCGCGAGCGGCTCAAGGACATGGGCGATGCCGACGGCAAGCGCTCGCTCGGCGCCGAATATCTGGCGCCGGCCTGCACCACGCATTTCTCGGTGGTCGATCGTCACGGCAACATCGCGGCGGTGACGCAGACGCTGCTCTCGTCGTTCGGCTCGCGATACGTGACACCGCACACCGGTATCACCATGAACAACGGCATCATGTGGTTCGACCCGACGCCTGATACCACCAACTCGCTCGCACCCGGCAAGCGCTGCCTCTGCAACTACACGCCGGTCATCGCCGAGACCAGGGACGGCAAGCGCCTCGCCGTCGGCGCCTCCGGCGGACGCCGCATCCTGCCATCGGTGATGCAGCTCGTGTCCTTCGCGATGGATTTCGGCATGGACTTGGACGCCGCCATCCACCAGCCGCGCATCGACGCCAGCGAAGGCGCGGTGGTGATCGGCGATGCGCGCCTGCCGGCGGAGGTGCGCAAGGCGCTTGCCGCGCGCTTCGACTATGAAGAGAGCCGGGTGCAGGCGGTGCCGCAGAAGTTCGCCTTCCCGAGCGTCGTGATGCGCGAGGGCGAGCTCAATTCCGGCGCGGTCGAGATTTTCCAGCCCTGGGCCGATGCGGTGGCGGAGGCTTGA
- a CDS encoding FAD-binding oxidoreductase, translating into MTRLPLPPSLYADTAVAPVATPPLDVDKSVSVAIVGGGYTGLSTALHLAEQGVEALVLEAQEPGWGASGNNGGHTNPGLKHDPDQIEADFGAELGRRMIAFAYGTTNFTHDLIRRYQIPCEARQNGTLRAAYNESSAAAIEKTTQQCIRRGMPVTYLNRAQLRDMTGTDRYIGAMLDARGGDLHPLSYARGLARAAIAAGAKVHGETPALSLRRDGSRWRIETPRAVVHADKVLLATNGFTDDLWPALRRTIVPVFSSIAATAPLSDAVARSIMPTRPVLYESGHITVYYRIDQQNRLLMGGRGPMRWIKSPHDVAYLMRYAERLWPQLKGVAWTHGWNSRLAITKDHYPHVHEPAESILISLGCNGRGVALSTAMGAQLARRLIGGARAEIDMPITGIRPIPMHAFWPVGVTTAVIAGRVRDRLGI; encoded by the coding sequence ATGACGCGCCTGCCTCTGCCGCCCTCGCTCTATGCCGACACGGCCGTTGCGCCGGTTGCTACGCCGCCGCTCGACGTCGACAAGAGCGTCTCGGTCGCGATCGTCGGCGGCGGCTACACCGGCCTCTCCACCGCGCTGCATCTGGCCGAGCAGGGCGTCGAGGCGCTGGTGCTGGAGGCGCAGGAGCCGGGATGGGGCGCATCCGGCAACAATGGCGGTCACACCAATCCCGGACTGAAGCACGATCCTGATCAGATCGAGGCCGATTTCGGCGCCGAGCTCGGCCGCCGCATGATCGCGTTCGCCTACGGCACGACCAACTTCACGCACGATTTGATCCGCCGTTACCAGATCCCGTGCGAGGCGCGGCAGAACGGCACCTTGCGCGCGGCTTACAATGAGAGCAGCGCTGCCGCGATCGAGAAGACGACGCAGCAATGCATCCGCCGCGGCATGCCGGTGACGTATCTCAACCGCGCGCAGCTCCGCGACATGACCGGCACCGACCGCTACATCGGCGCCATGCTCGACGCGCGCGGCGGCGATCTGCATCCCCTCAGCTACGCCCGCGGCCTCGCGCGCGCCGCGATTGCGGCGGGCGCCAAGGTGCATGGCGAGACGCCGGCGTTGTCGCTACGCCGCGATGGCAGCCGCTGGCGCATCGAGACGCCGCGGGCCGTGGTTCATGCCGACAAGGTTCTGCTCGCCACCAACGGCTTTACCGACGATCTCTGGCCGGCGCTCCGCCGCACCATCGTGCCGGTGTTCTCCTCGATCGCCGCCACCGCGCCGCTCTCCGACGCGGTCGCCCGTTCGATCATGCCGACGCGTCCGGTGCTCTACGAGAGCGGCCACATCACGGTCTACTATCGCATCGATCAGCAGAACCGTCTGTTGATGGGCGGACGCGGCCCGATGCGCTGGATCAAGTCGCCGCATGACGTCGCCTATCTCATGCGTTATGCGGAGCGGCTCTGGCCGCAGCTCAAGGGCGTTGCCTGGACCCACGGCTGGAACAGCCGGCTCGCCATCACCAAGGACCATTATCCCCATGTGCACGAGCCCGCCGAGAGCATTTTGATCTCGCTCGGCTGCAACGGCCGCGGTGTCGCGCTCTCGACCGCGATGGGCGCGCAGCTCGCCCGCCGCCTGATCGGCGGCGCAAGGGCCGAGATCGACATGCCCATCACGGGCATCAGGCCGATCCCGATGCATGCGTTCTGGCCGGTCGGCGTGACCACCGCCGTGATCGCAGGCAGGGTGCGGGACCGGCTCGGCATATGA
- a CDS encoding amino acid ABC transporter ATP-binding protein, which yields MIELNDVHKSFGKVEVLKGITASVEKGEVVCIIGPSGSGKSTILRCINGLESYDRGEISVEGLKVDRDAPSIVNIRTQVSMVFQRFNLFPHRTVLENVIEGPLFVKKEPRAQVLERGRTLLAQVGLAEKADAHPPQLSGGQQQRVAIARALAMQPKAILFDEPTSALDPELVGDVLGVMRKLADDGMTMVVVTHEMGFARDVADRVLFIDGGVIVEQGPARSVLNQPQHARTQDFLRRVLHPL from the coding sequence ATGATCGAGCTGAACGACGTCCACAAGAGCTTTGGCAAGGTCGAGGTGCTCAAGGGCATCACGGCGAGCGTCGAGAAGGGCGAGGTGGTCTGCATCATCGGCCCCTCCGGCTCCGGCAAGTCGACCATCCTGCGCTGCATCAACGGCCTCGAAAGCTACGACCGTGGCGAGATCAGCGTCGAAGGCTTGAAGGTCGATCGCGACGCGCCGTCGATCGTGAATATCCGCACCCAGGTCTCGATGGTGTTCCAGCGCTTCAACCTGTTCCCGCATCGGACAGTGCTGGAGAACGTGATCGAGGGGCCGCTCTTCGTGAAGAAGGAGCCGCGAGCGCAAGTGCTGGAGCGCGGCCGCACGCTGCTCGCCCAGGTCGGGCTTGCGGAAAAGGCTGACGCGCATCCGCCGCAGCTCTCCGGCGGCCAGCAGCAGCGCGTCGCCATCGCGCGGGCGCTCGCCATGCAGCCCAAGGCGATCCTGTTCGACGAGCCGACCTCGGCGCTCGACCCTGAATTGGTCGGCGATGTCCTCGGCGTCATGCGCAAGCTCGCCGACGACGGCATGACCATGGTCGTCGTCACCCACGAGATGGGCTTTGCCCGCGACGTCGCCGATCGTGTGCTGTTCATCGACGGCGGCGTCATCGTCGAGCAGGGGCCGGCGAGGTCGGTGCTCAATCAACCGCAGCACGCGCGGACGCAGGACTTCCTGCGCCGCGTGCTGCATCCGCTCTGA
- a CDS encoding amino acid ABC transporter permease, whose protein sequence is MKGFWRDAVEFFPILLNGVALTIIVTVGSLLLSTVLGLVWAMMRVSGIKALSMLSASLINVIRGIPIIVLLFYLYFVMPDLGVTLSALQAAILGLGIAYSAYQAENFRAGIEAIDKGQIEAAQSIGMGWWLTMRRVVLPQAVRIVLPPYGNVMIMMLKDSSQASTITVAELALQGKLIASSTFKNTSVFTLVALMYLTMSIPLILLVRHFEKRAGKR, encoded by the coding sequence ATGAAAGGCTTCTGGCGCGATGCAGTCGAGTTCTTCCCGATCCTATTGAACGGCGTCGCCCTGACGATCATCGTCACGGTGGGCTCGTTGCTGCTCTCGACGGTGCTGGGCCTCGTCTGGGCGATGATGCGGGTCTCCGGCATCAAGGCGCTGTCGATGCTCAGCGCCAGCCTGATCAACGTGATCCGCGGCATCCCGATCATCGTGCTGTTATTCTACCTCTACTTCGTGATGCCCGATCTCGGCGTCACACTCTCGGCCCTGCAGGCCGCGATCCTCGGGCTCGGCATCGCCTATTCGGCCTATCAGGCCGAGAACTTCCGCGCCGGCATCGAGGCGATCGACAAGGGGCAGATCGAGGCGGCGCAGTCGATCGGCATGGGCTGGTGGCTCACCATGCGCCGCGTGGTGCTGCCGCAGGCGGTGCGCATCGTGCTGCCGCCTTACGGCAACGTCATGATCATGATGCTGAAGGATTCCTCGCAGGCCTCGACCATCACGGTCGCCGAGCTCGCGCTGCAGGGCAAGCTGATCGCATCCTCGACGTTCAAGAACACCAGCGTGTTCACGCTGGTCGCGCTGATGTATCTCACCATGAGCATTCCGCTGATCCTCTTGGTCCGTCACTTCGAGAAGCGGGCCGGCAAGCGATGA
- a CDS encoding ABC transporter substrate-binding protein: MKRFVQAAIAALAIAAAVPASAQQVLKVGSTPTGIPFTFLDTKTNTIQGIMVDLITEIGKDAGFNVQIEPMAFSALIPSLTSSKIDIIAAAMFITAPRKEVIDFSDPIYSYGEGLVVPKSDTKAYATQDDLKGETVGAQVGTAFVDALKKTGLFAEVKAYDTIPDILRDVNTGRLKAGYADYPILAYNLKQGGFPEVRLVDGYKPVTVGSVGIGVRKGETALLGKINASLAKLKANGTIDKILDKWGLKAQG, encoded by the coding sequence ATGAAGCGTTTTGTTCAGGCCGCAATCGCGGCGCTCGCCATTGCCGCAGCCGTGCCGGCTTCGGCGCAACAGGTGCTGAAGGTCGGCTCGACGCCGACAGGCATTCCCTTCACCTTCCTCGACACCAAGACCAACACCATCCAGGGCATCATGGTCGATCTCATCACCGAGATCGGCAAGGATGCCGGCTTCAACGTGCAGATCGAGCCGATGGCGTTCTCGGCGCTGATCCCGTCGTTGACCTCGAGCAAGATCGACATCATTGCTGCTGCGATGTTCATCACCGCGCCGCGCAAGGAGGTCATCGACTTCTCCGACCCGATCTACAGCTATGGTGAAGGCCTGGTGGTGCCGAAGAGCGACACCAAGGCTTACGCCACGCAGGACGACCTGAAGGGCGAGACGGTCGGCGCGCAAGTCGGCACCGCCTTCGTCGATGCGCTGAAGAAGACCGGCCTGTTCGCCGAAGTAAAAGCTTACGACACCATCCCGGATATCCTGCGCGACGTGAACACCGGCCGCCTCAAGGCCGGCTACGCCGATTATCCGATCCTCGCCTACAATCTGAAGCAGGGCGGCTTCCCCGAGGTGCGCCTGGTCGACGGCTACAAGCCGGTCACGGTCGGCTCGGTCGGCATCGGCGTGCGCAAGGGCGAGACCGCGCTGCTCGGTAAGATCAACGCCTCGCTGGCGAAGCTGAAGGCCAACGGCACCATCGACAAGATCCTCGATAAATGGGGCCTGAAGGCGCAGGGTTGA
- a CDS encoding helix-turn-helix domain-containing protein has translation MRKPAAAKPAKKKPAKVKATAKPTEPAMDVAVGRRIRDLRRVRQFSLETVAARTELSIGFLSQIERGLSSPSLRVLATLADVLGVGIAALFGASPSADGASDQVVTRGLQRPELKLWRTGVSKQLLSPASSDNKLNLFLVHLEPGGSTGDELYTHDGEEAGLVLEGEMMLTVDSQTWSLKTGDSFRFASRRPHRFSNPAQDAKAVVLWVNCVTGAG, from the coding sequence ATGCGCAAACCGGCCGCCGCAAAGCCGGCCAAGAAAAAGCCCGCTAAGGTGAAAGCCACAGCCAAGCCGACCGAGCCGGCGATGGACGTCGCGGTCGGCCGCCGCATCCGCGATCTCAGGCGGGTCAGGCAGTTCTCGCTGGAGACGGTGGCCGCGCGCACCGAGCTGTCGATCGGCTTTCTCAGCCAGATCGAGCGCGGGCTGTCGTCGCCGTCGCTGCGGGTGCTGGCGACGCTCGCCGACGTGCTCGGCGTCGGCATCGCGGCGCTGTTCGGCGCGAGCCCGAGCGCCGACGGCGCATCGGATCAGGTGGTGACGCGCGGGCTGCAGCGGCCCGAATTGAAGCTGTGGCGTACGGGTGTCTCAAAACAATTGCTGAGCCCGGCCAGCAGCGACAACAAGCTCAATCTGTTCCTGGTGCACCTGGAGCCCGGCGGCTCCACCGGCGACGAGCTCTACACCCACGACGGCGAAGAGGCCGGGCTGGTGCTCGAGGGCGAGATGATGCTGACGGTGGACAGCCAGACGTGGTCGCTGAAGACCGGCGACAGTTTTCGCTTCGCGAGCCGAAGGCCGCACCGGTTTTCCAACCCGGCGCAGGATGCGAAGGCCGTGGTGCTGTGGGTGAATTGCGTGACGGGGGCGGGCTGA